A single genomic interval of Clostridium facile harbors:
- a CDS encoding RrF2 family transcriptional regulator, whose product MTISTKGRYALRVMIDIAQHPADEYISLKSISERQEISMKYLEAIVSMLAKSGFVESHRGKNGGYRLAHPAQDYTVREILELTEKNLAPVACLSCDENTCPRAGECITLPMWQKLGQMVDGYLESVTLADLVNREYH is encoded by the coding sequence ATGACAATTTCTACAAAAGGCCGGTACGCTTTAAGGGTAATGATTGATATTGCCCAGCATCCGGCAGATGAATATATTTCTTTAAAATCCATTTCAGAACGCCAGGAAATTTCTATGAAATACCTAGAGGCGATTGTGTCAATGCTGGCCAAAAGCGGGTTTGTAGAAAGCCACCGGGGCAAAAACGGAGGCTACCGTTTGGCACACCCCGCACAGGATTATACTGTCCGGGAAATTTTAGAGTTAACCGAGAAAAATCTGGCGCCAGTTGCTTGTTTAAGTTGTGATGAGAATACCTGTCCCCGGGCAGGGGAGTGCATTACTTTGCCCATGTGGCAAAAACTAGGGCAAATGGTGGATGGATATTTAGAAAGCGTTACCTTAGCGGATTTGGTCAACCGGGAATACCATTGA
- a CDS encoding MATE family efflux transporter: MNNTELVKNPTKSFAKYVSLNVLSMFCFSLYILADTFFVANGIGSQGIVALNLALPIYSVLNGAGLMIGIGGGTQFSIALGQKDHLTSNKVFTHAFILAISLGVIFTVIGAGFPEQLATLLGAHENVMELTSIYIRTVFSFSIVFILNNCLLAFIRNDGNPNLAMIAMLCGSFSNIILDYVFVFPCQMGMFGAALATGGSPVISLIILSTHFLRKKNGFRLTRCKLMLQRFGKILSNGLATFVGELSSGSVILLFNYVILDLTGDMGVAAYGIIANIALVCLSIYNGIGQGIQPIVSYNYGAGKTKNVKRTLWMALTVALGFGVLFYLSGLFFSSGIIAAFNREGSQELIQLATRGIHIYFIGFLFMGLNIACTSFFASMAHARQSFLISMLRGFILIVPLVLVLPRLWQMDGVWWTVPIAEIVTFLIAALIAKSSIRTMEQNAQFTEQEMDLS; encoded by the coding sequence ATGAACAACACTGAATTAGTAAAAAACCCGACCAAAAGTTTTGCGAAATATGTTTCTTTAAATGTATTGAGCATGTTTTGTTTCTCGCTGTATATCCTGGCGGATACCTTTTTTGTCGCCAACGGGATTGGAAGCCAGGGGATTGTGGCTTTAAACCTGGCGCTCCCTATTTACAGCGTTCTCAACGGGGCAGGTTTAATGATTGGCATTGGAGGAGGCACACAATTTTCCATTGCTTTGGGGCAGAAAGACCACCTTACTTCCAACAAGGTTTTTACCCATGCGTTTATACTGGCAATTAGCCTTGGTGTGATTTTCACTGTGATTGGCGCAGGGTTCCCTGAGCAGCTGGCAACTTTGCTGGGCGCCCATGAAAATGTGATGGAACTGACCTCTATCTATATCCGGACTGTTTTTTCGTTTTCCATTGTATTTATTTTAAACAACTGTCTACTGGCGTTTATCCGCAATGACGGTAACCCCAATTTAGCAATGATTGCCATGCTGTGTGGCAGTTTTAGCAATATTATTTTGGATTACGTTTTTGTGTTCCCCTGCCAGATGGGGATGTTTGGGGCGGCTTTGGCAACAGGAGGCTCCCCTGTCATCAGCCTGATCATTCTGTCCACCCATTTCCTGCGCAAGAAAAATGGGTTCCGTCTAACCCGCTGCAAACTGATGCTGCAGCGGTTCGGGAAAATCCTCAGCAATGGGCTGGCTACCTTTGTAGGGGAACTTTCTTCCGGGTCTGTTATTCTACTGTTTAATTATGTTATCCTGGATTTAACTGGGGATATGGGGGTTGCGGCATATGGTATTATCGCCAATATTGCCTTGGTATGCCTCTCTATTTACAATGGTATTGGACAGGGAATCCAACCGATTGTTAGCTATAACTACGGCGCTGGAAAAACCAAAAATGTCAAACGCACCCTATGGATGGCACTAACGGTTGCCCTGGGATTTGGAGTACTGTTTTATCTCTCCGGATTGTTTTTCTCCAGCGGCATTATCGCAGCGTTTAACCGGGAGGGCAGCCAGGAACTGATACAGCTGGCAACCCGTGGTATTCACATTTATTTTATCGGCTTTTTATTTATGGGGCTTAATATCGCATGCACCTCCTTTTTTGCCTCTATGGCACATGCCCGGCAATCGTTTTTGATCTCGATGCTCCGTGGTTTTATCCTGATTGTGCCACTAGTGTTGGTACTCCCCCGCCTCTGGCAGATGGACGGCGTTTGGTGGACGGTACCAATCGCCGAAATCGTCACTTTCCTAATTGCTGCTTTGATTGCCAAATCCTCCATACGTACAATGGAACAAAATGCTCAATTCACAGAGCAGGAAATGGATTTATCATAG
- a CDS encoding MarR family winged helix-turn-helix transcriptional regulator — protein sequence MSKLPITLLKYISMIYRNTNRYFDMALSDTKISSGQYFFLGFISENEGLTMYDLAKMGGFDKGTVTKAVQKLSEMDYVRIETDQNDKRVRHLYLTNKAKPVLERIYATRDHWKHQLVEGFTPEQEQEITETLRVMAEHSCAIVTEIAEQKGERTHGK from the coding sequence TTGTCGAAGCTACCAATTACTTTATTAAAATACATCTCGATGATATACCGGAACACCAACCGCTATTTTGATATGGCTTTATCGGATACCAAAATTAGCAGTGGACAGTATTTCTTTTTGGGATTTATCTCGGAAAATGAAGGCCTGACCATGTATGACTTGGCAAAAATGGGCGGGTTTGACAAAGGAACGGTTACCAAAGCAGTACAAAAATTATCCGAAATGGATTATGTGCGGATTGAAACGGACCAGAATGACAAACGTGTCCGCCACCTGTACCTTACCAATAAAGCAAAGCCAGTTTTGGAACGCATATACGCAACCCGTGACCACTGGAAACACCAGCTGGTGGAAGGCTTTACACCAGAACAGGAACAGGAGATTACCGAAACCCTGCGGGTGATGGCAGAACATTCCTGTGCGATTGTAACCGAAATAGCAGAACAGAAAGGAGAACGCACCCATGGAAAATAG
- a CDS encoding MATE family efflux transporter: protein MENSTTISQQTPKNPLGYKPISSLLISFSVPAIISCLINSIYNIVDQIFIGQGVGYLGNAATTVAFPIMTIILAFGTLIGAGSSAYAAIRLGEKNEEEAERTLNNAFLFTILVGVVLMVLGLIFLKPILILFGATPNIMPYAIDYTAIILIGTPFNMIGIVLSNLARTDGHPRLSMYGMLIGAVLNTILDPIYIFVFHWGVKGAAIATITSQIISAVVLTIYFVKKVKKPIHMRLKKKYQKLSWRRIWRFITLGVSSGITQSVACIMQVVMNNSLVYYGNQSPIGGDVALSAMGIVMKVSMIMAAFGVGVGIGAQPILGFNRGAQQYRRIKKTYLMAVIFATALILIGWIFCQTMPETIISIFGNENAQFTGFAVSCLRIYLFSIFCAGFQIVSTNYFQATGQPLKASILSMLRQLLLLIPLILILPLFMGLNGILYSAPIADAASAVIVAFFIIPEMRKLNRNIKLEQPAS from the coding sequence ATGGAAAATAGCACTACCATATCCCAACAGACACCCAAAAACCCTTTGGGATATAAACCAATCTCCAGTTTATTGATTTCTTTTTCTGTCCCCGCAATTATTTCCTGCCTGATTAACTCCATCTACAATATTGTGGATCAGATTTTTATCGGCCAAGGGGTCGGATACTTGGGGAATGCCGCTACCACTGTCGCTTTCCCAATCATGACGATTATCCTGGCGTTTGGTACCTTAATTGGAGCCGGTAGCAGCGCCTACGCCGCAATCCGCCTAGGGGAAAAGAACGAGGAAGAAGCGGAACGGACGTTAAACAACGCTTTTCTGTTTACCATCTTGGTTGGTGTGGTTTTGATGGTACTGGGGCTCATCTTTTTAAAACCAATTTTAATCTTGTTCGGCGCCACACCAAATATTATGCCCTATGCTATTGACTACACAGCCATTATTTTAATTGGTACCCCCTTTAACATGATTGGGATTGTCCTGTCCAACCTCGCCAGGACGGACGGGCATCCAAGGCTGTCTATGTATGGGATGCTGATTGGGGCTGTGCTAAATACCATCCTTGACCCAATTTATATTTTTGTATTCCACTGGGGGGTAAAAGGGGCGGCTATTGCCACAATTACATCCCAGATTATCTCCGCCGTTGTGTTGACAATCTACTTTGTGAAAAAGGTGAAAAAGCCCATCCATATGCGACTGAAAAAGAAATACCAAAAGCTATCCTGGAGAAGGATTTGGCGGTTTATCACCTTGGGTGTTTCCTCCGGTATTACCCAATCGGTTGCCTGTATTATGCAGGTTGTGATGAATAATTCACTGGTATACTATGGTAATCAAAGCCCAATTGGTGGGGATGTTGCCCTAAGTGCAATGGGGATTGTGATGAAAGTATCCATGATTATGGCAGCATTTGGTGTAGGTGTTGGGATTGGCGCCCAGCCAATACTGGGGTTTAACCGTGGGGCACAGCAATACAGAAGGATTAAAAAGACCTATTTGATGGCGGTTATCTTTGCGACAGCATTAATTTTGATTGGTTGGATTTTTTGCCAGACAATGCCTGAAACAATCATCAGTATTTTTGGCAACGAAAACGCCCAGTTTACCGGTTTTGCGGTGAGCTGCCTACGGATTTACCTGTTCAGTATTTTCTGTGCTGGGTTCCAGATTGTATCCACCAACTATTTCCAGGCAACTGGCCAGCCGCTCAAAGCTTCGATTCTATCTATGCTGCGACAGCTTTTATTACTTATCCCTTTGATTTTGATCCTTCCATTGTTCATGGGGTTAAATGGAATCTTGTATTCCGCTCCAATCGCGGACGCAGCTTCCGCTGTCATTGTTGCCTTTTTCATCATTCCAGAAATGAGAAAACTGAACCGAAACATCAAACTGGAACAGCCTGCTTCATAA
- a CDS encoding IS3 family transposase translates to MAENFFSILKTECIYWHKPATFSEPNDMIDRYIIFTNTSASRSKQYAHAALFLLKLNISALEVFLYCLHNMGQ, encoded by the coding sequence ATGGCAGAAAATTTCTTCTCCATCCTCAAAACAGAATGCATCTACTGGCACAAACCCGCCACTTTCTCCGAACCAAACGATATGATTGACCGATATATCATTTTCACAAACACGAGCGCATCCAGATCGAAACAGTACGCTCATGCTGCGCTATTCCTGCTAAAACTCAATATTTCTGCACTAGAGGTCTTTTTGTACTGTCTGCACAATATGGGGCAGTAA
- a CDS encoding discoidin domain-containing protein, with translation MDYTVTGWTGDQTAEGSTITITPTKDMTLTAQVEWIGHDNLALNKPVSSNAGWNTGDWSSEKLVDGILVTQGGSAGFTTTQGHTQDVDYWVEIDLGEDTTFNCVQLYPRSDTVGVNGGVASFPRNFSFEVKADGAEEYTTVSSYEDYEASQGKPSVFEFEPVTARYIRLHVTKLGDAAQADPNYYFLQLAEMGVYDTTDIPNPPVETNKDILNKVITYAEEQKASDDFNNVIKDVQESFNAALDAAKEIAADPAATQDAINAAWKALMTEIHKLGFVKGDITSLEALVALAEGYDMNDFVEAGQAEFLEALKAAQDLLADKDNAMQAEIETAETNLLNAMLNLRYKADKSILEKVIAEANGKDANAYTAESYAVLEAAVAEANAVMANEDATQEEVDAAVVSVQEAMKGLVAVEKPSTETPDDNKANGTQTGQESTTTKANAAKTGDVAPIAGVMALVLAGAAVVALKKKK, from the coding sequence GTGGATTACACTGTTACTGGCTGGACAGGAGACCAAACCGCAGAAGGTTCCACCATTACTATAACTCCAACCAAAGATATGACATTAACAGCTCAAGTAGAATGGATTGGTCATGATAATCTGGCATTGAACAAACCGGTTAGCAGTAATGCTGGCTGGAATACCGGAGATTGGTCCAGTGAAAAACTGGTAGATGGAATTTTAGTAACCCAAGGCGGTAGTGCAGGGTTTACCACAACTCAAGGTCATACTCAGGATGTAGATTACTGGGTAGAAATCGACCTTGGAGAAGATACCACCTTTAACTGTGTACAGCTCTACCCAAGGTCAGATACTGTCGGTGTGAACGGTGGAGTAGCCTCCTTCCCAAGAAACTTCTCCTTTGAAGTAAAAGCGGATGGCGCAGAAGAATATACCACAGTATCTTCTTACGAAGATTACGAAGCAAGCCAGGGCAAACCATCTGTGTTTGAGTTTGAACCTGTAACAGCTCGGTATATTCGATTACACGTAACCAAACTGGGTGACGCAGCACAGGCTGACCCGAACTACTATTTCCTGCAATTGGCGGAAATGGGTGTATATGACACAACTGATATTCCAAATCCACCAGTAGAAACCAATAAAGATATCCTGAACAAAGTGATTACCTATGCTGAAGAACAGAAAGCATCTGATGACTTTAACAATGTTATCAAAGATGTACAGGAATCCTTTAATGCAGCATTGGATGCAGCAAAAGAAATTGCGGCAGATCCAGCAGCAACTCAGGATGCAATAAATGCAGCATGGAAAGCATTAATGACAGAAATTCATAAACTAGGATTTGTCAAAGGTGATATTACTTCCTTAGAAGCTCTGGTTGCATTGGCAGAAGGTTATGACATGAATGACTTTGTAGAAGCAGGTCAGGCAGAATTCTTAGAAGCGTTGAAAGCAGCGCAAGATTTATTAGCGGATAAAGACAATGCAATGCAGGCAGAAATCGAAACAGCAGAAACCAATCTGTTGAACGCGATGCTGAACCTGAGATACAAAGCGGATAAATCCATCCTGGAAAAAGTAATTGCGGAAGCCAACGGCAAAGATGCGAACGCATATACAGCGGAAAGCTATGCAGTACTGGAAGCAGCAGTAGCAGAAGCAAACGCAGTAATGGCGAACGAAGATGCAACCCAGGAAGAAGTAGACGCAGCAGTAGTAAGTGTACAAGAAGCAATGAAAGGTCTAGTAGCAGTAGAAAAACCATCTACCGAAACACCAGATGACAACAAAGCAAACGGTACACAAACAGGGCAAGAATCTACCACAACAAAAGCAAACGCAGCCAAAACAGGTGATGTTGCACCAATCGCAGGAGTAATGGCACTAGTATTGGCAGGCGCTGCAGTAGTAGCTCTGAAAAAGAAAAAATAA
- a CDS encoding discoidin domain-containing protein, which translates to MKKLLSLVLSCCLLCTPVLTVTASVEDAENKPTTDWTANWIWDDSDTGNTWMNFRKEVTLDQVPESVTARIAVDTRYWLTVNGEPVVFEGQLKRGPTPEDTYFDEVELAPYLYEGENTIAVQVWYWGPRVALGEGKFSQSFSDNSSGKGGFLFEADFGDQKVVSDKSWKVCKDAAYIDDNPFNEDQPNYRLPEYNVYYDARLEIGDWTDPDFDDSSWANATELGKAPCAPWNQLYERSIPQWKDYGLKEYLNMDAYRGNVTTEDEVIQMDLPYNAQITPYLKVKAPAGKKIEMRTEVNERGYGTVMNTYITKEGEQEFEALSWFNGQHVFYTIPAGVEIISLQYRETGYDTEFAGSFSSEDDFYNTLWQKAQRSLYINMRDNFMDCPDRERAQWWGDATNDMNIAAYAFDPSAFLLYEKGLDTMANYVDPETDVLQTIVPIRTRLLEYPVQQLAGINGYWDYYMYSGNKEILEQMYDSAKNYLNLWEIGDDGLVVHHYGTAEWPDWGDNADMITLENAWYYLALGAAKKMAAEIGRDEDIALYDARMQTLYRGYQTLWTEDGFRSNAVAQPDDRGNAIAVLAGLADETQYPTIQRLLKNTYNSSPYMEKYILDALCKMDLMEDAQARMKTRYTPMVEDDYTTLWEYWNKSSGTNNHGWSGGPLVTMSRYMAGIAPTAPGYSEYQIKPDMGELNQISSTVSTVKGEIKVDLKRDAAAKTFDFGFTSPANTTATIAIPRFAEENMTVSVGDTVVFANGAAADAVQGVTYTGNDSEYIYFVVQPGSWNFHAEAAQPGTAQEYPIEINGASGSILLNGTQINLPYTDTVAAGSELTVEAVPEEGKVFSGWSGSYASQDPTITIQVDHPVRLTANFKDEVEKQYYLVHIEDPVDSQSRIEYEGTEYTLPATIAVPKNENATITALDDTFINWGGSLFSTERSLTLTVTNDTTILLNAAYNKTSNFALGGNVTATNTINNSTWTNQHLTDGNLDTGMSTNVIKNVAEDGSITPYDITVDLKQTQTFDNVVLYPRTNSHTEEYLSPNFPREFIIQVSNDGETFTDVKQVVVDPNPNKTPVSIDFEVQTARYIRIHVTRMGDYAADESAINPYRVQLMELEVYNKNHPAEECTLSLDAVGDGAVRINGQLEQFPFSKSYPAGSIVSIEAVAATEGDFQFIGWTGKIETTNRPLYVQLNENINLTAQFKSMHEVEKVNLAAGKTVKANNSLNSSDWKPNYLTDGKTDSNTKGARGFSSNKYFEAELTSNQPWVEIDLGTASKFNELVIYPRTDTTTADGETPNYPEEFQIQVMDENGDYQTVLEVTGQQASSIDGAQTYQFDDQTSRYIRIFPTKLGTPAKQETSYYRLQLAEIEVYNEQIDSSPVETGKITLTSSSDRMTVGSQMEVTATVENSSLEDNSLIWTVEDEQGMVSDVLSLSNLDTNQPTVTANREGSAYVVARFANGLPTMAKLKIEVEQLDLSILNAVITYAEDAKASGEYDNAIESVQKSFDAALENAKAVAGNNAATQEEVDAAWQTLLNEIHKLGFVAGDKTALASLIEAANGINAKLDLYVEAGKAEFTAALEAAVGVYEDGDAMQAEVNTVADNLLNAMLNLRLKADKSILQQVIAEANGKDANAYTAESYAVLQVAVNEANAIMENENATQDEVDTAVTNVQTAMDNLVAVDGTSAETPTENVAQTGQESTTSKTNGAKTGDFAPIAGLAAIAFASGMLLFTRRKR; encoded by the coding sequence ATGAAAAAATTGCTTAGCCTTGTGTTAAGCTGCTGCCTGCTCTGTACGCCAGTGCTGACTGTAACCGCCAGCGTGGAGGATGCGGAGAACAAACCCACTACTGACTGGACGGCAAACTGGATTTGGGATGACAGCGATACCGGAAATACCTGGATGAATTTCCGCAAGGAGGTTACGCTGGACCAGGTGCCGGAATCCGTTACAGCCAGAATAGCAGTGGACACCCGCTACTGGCTGACTGTAAACGGGGAACCGGTGGTATTCGAGGGCCAGTTGAAACGCGGCCCTACACCGGAGGATACTTATTTTGATGAAGTGGAACTTGCCCCCTATCTGTACGAAGGGGAAAACACCATTGCGGTACAGGTGTGGTACTGGGGCCCTCGTGTGGCTTTGGGGGAAGGAAAATTCAGCCAGAGCTTCTCGGATAATTCTTCCGGCAAAGGCGGCTTTTTGTTTGAAGCGGATTTTGGTGATCAGAAAGTGGTTTCGGATAAAAGCTGGAAGGTCTGCAAGGACGCCGCCTATATTGACGACAACCCCTTTAACGAGGACCAGCCAAACTACCGTCTACCAGAATACAACGTGTATTATGACGCCCGTCTGGAAATTGGGGATTGGACTGACCCGGACTTTGACGACAGTTCCTGGGCAAACGCCACCGAACTGGGCAAAGCCCCCTGCGCCCCTTGGAACCAGCTATACGAACGCTCCATCCCACAATGGAAGGACTATGGCTTAAAAGAATATTTGAACATGGATGCCTACCGGGGAAACGTCACCACCGAGGATGAGGTCATCCAGATGGACCTGCCTTACAATGCCCAGATCACCCCATACTTAAAGGTGAAAGCCCCTGCCGGAAAGAAAATTGAAATGCGCACCGAAGTAAACGAACGGGGCTATGGCACAGTGATGAACACCTACATCACCAAAGAGGGGGAACAGGAATTTGAGGCGCTGAGCTGGTTCAATGGGCAGCATGTGTTCTACACCATCCCGGCCGGCGTGGAGATTATCAGCCTGCAATACCGGGAAACTGGATATGATACCGAATTTGCCGGCAGTTTTTCCAGTGAGGATGATTTCTATAATACCCTGTGGCAAAAAGCGCAGCGTTCCCTGTATATTAATATGAGGGATAATTTTATGGACTGCCCTGACCGGGAACGTGCCCAGTGGTGGGGGGACGCCACCAACGATATGAACATCGCTGCGTACGCCTTTGACCCCTCCGCCTTTTTGCTGTACGAAAAAGGCCTGGACACCATGGCCAACTATGTGGACCCGGAAACCGATGTGCTGCAAACCATTGTGCCAATCCGTACCCGCTTATTGGAATACCCGGTACAGCAGCTAGCGGGGATCAACGGCTACTGGGATTACTATATGTACAGCGGCAACAAGGAAATTCTGGAACAAATGTATGATTCCGCCAAAAACTACCTGAACCTTTGGGAAATTGGGGACGACGGTTTAGTGGTTCACCATTATGGTACAGCGGAATGGCCCGACTGGGGCGACAACGCCGATATGATTACCCTGGAAAACGCCTGGTATTACCTGGCACTTGGGGCAGCGAAAAAAATGGCGGCTGAAATCGGGCGCGATGAGGATATCGCCCTATACGATGCCCGGATGCAGACCCTTTACCGTGGCTACCAGACGCTTTGGACAGAGGATGGTTTCCGCTCCAACGCTGTCGCCCAACCGGATGACCGTGGAAACGCCATCGCTGTATTGGCGGGCTTGGCGGATGAAACCCAGTATCCAACCATCCAGAGGCTGTTAAAAAACACCTACAATTCCAGCCCATATATGGAAAAATACATCCTGGACGCTTTGTGTAAAATGGATTTGATGGAAGACGCCCAGGCAAGGATGAAAACCCGCTATACTCCAATGGTGGAAGATGATTACACCACACTGTGGGAGTATTGGAACAAGAGCTCCGGCACCAACAACCACGGTTGGTCAGGCGGCCCACTGGTTACCATGTCCAGATACATGGCCGGCATTGCCCCAACTGCCCCAGGGTATTCGGAATACCAGATCAAACCGGATATGGGTGAGTTAAACCAGATCAGCTCGACTGTTTCCACCGTAAAAGGGGAAATCAAGGTGGATTTAAAACGGGACGCTGCTGCCAAAACATTTGATTTTGGTTTCACCTCCCCTGCCAACACCACTGCTACCATCGCCATTCCACGCTTCGCGGAAGAAAACATGACGGTTTCTGTTGGGGATACTGTGGTATTTGCCAACGGGGCAGCGGCGGATGCTGTACAGGGCGTTACCTACACAGGAAACGACAGCGAATACATCTATTTTGTAGTACAGCCCGGCAGCTGGAACTTCCATGCGGAAGCAGCCCAGCCTGGAACAGCACAGGAGTATCCAATCGAAATCAATGGGGCATCCGGTTCCATCCTGTTAAACGGAACCCAAATCAACCTTCCTTATACCGACACGGTTGCCGCTGGCTCTGAACTCACAGTAGAAGCGGTTCCGGAAGAAGGCAAGGTATTTTCCGGATGGTCCGGCAGCTACGCTTCCCAGGATCCTACCATTACAATCCAGGTAGACCATCCGGTCCGCTTAACCGCCAACTTTAAGGATGAAGTGGAAAAACAGTATTATCTGGTCCACATTGAGGACCCTGTGGATTCCCAATCCAGGATTGAGTACGAGGGGACGGAATACACCCTTCCGGCTACGATTGCCGTACCGAAAAATGAAAACGCCACCATTACAGCGCTGGACGATACCTTTATCAACTGGGGCGGCAGCCTGTTCTCCACAGAACGCAGCCTGACCCTGACAGTGACCAACGATACCACCATCCTGTTAAACGCGGCGTACAACAAAACAAGCAATTTTGCCCTTGGCGGGAATGTGACGGCCACCAATACCATCAATAATTCCACCTGGACCAACCAGCATCTGACCGATGGCAACCTGGACACCGGCATGAGCACCAATGTCATTAAAAACGTGGCGGAAGACGGCAGCATTACCCCATATGACATCACCGTTGACCTGAAACAAACCCAGACGTTTGACAACGTTGTGCTTTACCCAAGGACAAATTCCCATACAGAGGAGTACCTCTCCCCTAACTTCCCACGGGAATTCATCATCCAGGTCAGCAACGATGGGGAAACCTTCACCGATGTGAAACAGGTGGTGGTAGACCCCAATCCGAACAAAACACCGGTTAGCATCGATTTTGAGGTGCAGACCGCCCGCTATATCCGAATCCATGTAACCCGCATGGGGGATTACGCAGCGGATGAATCCGCCATCAACCCTTACCGTGTACAGCTGATGGAGCTGGAAGTTTACAACAAAAACCATCCGGCGGAAGAATGCACCCTCAGCCTGGACGCTGTTGGGGATGGCGCTGTACGGATCAACGGGCAACTGGAACAGTTCCCATTCAGCAAGAGTTATCCGGCGGGAAGTATTGTTTCCATCGAAGCTGTTGCGGCAACTGAAGGGGATTTCCAGTTTATTGGATGGACTGGAAAAATAGAAACAACCAACCGTCCGCTCTATGTACAGCTTAATGAGAACATCAACCTGACCGCCCAGTTTAAATCCATGCACGAGGTGGAAAAAGTAAACCTGGCGGCTGGAAAAACCGTAAAAGCGAACAACAGCTTAAACAGTTCTGACTGGAAACCAAATTATCTGACCGATGGCAAGACGGATTCCAACACCAAAGGCGCCAGAGGGTTCTCCTCCAACAAATATTTTGAAGCGGAATTAACTTCCAACCAGCCTTGGGTCGAAATCGATCTTGGCACCGCTTCCAAATTTAATGAGTTGGTGATCTATCCACGTACCGACACCACTACCGCGGATGGGGAAACCCCAAACTATCCGGAGGAATTCCAGATTCAGGTAATGGATGAAAACGGGGATTACCAAACCGTATTGGAGGTAACCGGGCAACAGGCTTCTTCCATCGATGGCGCCCAAACCTACCAGTTTGACGACCAGACCTCCCGTTATATTCGGATTTTCCCAACCAAACTGGGGACTCCAGCAAAACAGGAAACCTCCTACTACCGGCTGCAATTGGCGGAAATTGAGGTTTACAACGAACAGATAGATTCATCCCCTGTGGAAACCGGTAAAATTACCTTAACCAGCAGTTCCGACAGGATGACGGTTGGCAGCCAGATGGAAGTCACCGCCACAGTGGAAAATTCCAGCCTGGAGGATAACTCCCTAATTTGGACTGTTGAGGATGAACAGGGTATGGTATCCGATGTTTTGAGCCTTTCCAACCTGGATACCAACCAGCCAACTGTGACGGCAAACCGGGAAGGTTCCGCCTATGTGGTAGCCCGGTTCGCCAACGGCTTGCCAACCATGGCAAAACTGAAAATTGAAGTGGAACAGCTGGATCTTTCCATTTTAAATGCGGTGATTACCTATGCGGAAGATGCCAAAGCCAGCGGAGAATATGACAACGCCATTGAAAGCGTACAAAAATCTTTTGACGCAGCGTTGGAAAACGCCAAGGCAGTGGCAGGAAATAATGCAGCGACACAGGAAGAAGTGGATGCAGCATGGCAGACTTTGCTGAATGAAATCCATAAATTAGGATTTGTAGCTGGAGATAAAACCGCCCTTGCTTCCCTGATCGAAGCAGCCAACGGTATCAACGCTAAACTTGATCTGTATGTGGAAGCAGGAAAAGCGGAATTTACCGCAGCATTGGAAGCAGCAGTAGGAGTATATGAAGATGGCGACGCCATGCAGGCAGAAGTCAATACCGTGGCTGACAACCTGTTAAACGCGATGCTCAACCTGAGGTTAAAAGCGGATAAATCCATCCTGCAACAAGTGATTGCGGAAGCAAACGGAAAAGATGCGAACGCTTACACAGCGGAAAGCTACGCAGTACTGCAAGTAGCAGTAAATGAAGCAAATGCAATCATGGAAAATGAAAACGCAACCCAGGACGAAGTGGACACAGCAGTAACAAATGTACAAACTGCAATGGATAACCTGGTAGCGGTAGATGGAACTTCTGCTGAAACACCAACAGAAAATGTTGCCCAGACCGGACAGGAATCCACTACATCCAAAACGAACGGAGCAAAAACAGGCGACTTCGCCCCAATCGCAGGGCTGGCAGCCATCGCTTTTGCAAGTGGTATGCTATTATTCACTCGCAGAAAAAGATAA